A segment of the Desulfovibrio intestinalis genome:
CAATCGACGCACTGGCGGGGACCGTTGTGGCGCAAGAGGTACAAAAGACTCTGAAGGTCACGGATACGCTGGGCGCTGCGACGGGCGCTGCATTGCGCCAGGTGGGCCGCTTCCATATGGCTGGCGGCATCTACTTCGTCGGCAAAATGCTGCGCTTGAAAAACATCACGCAGCTGGGTCATACGCTGCAATTCTTCGGCAAGTTCGTCCTGAAGCCGCTGGAGCATGAGTGTGTTTTCCATAACTGCCTCCCCGGTAATTCCGGTGGTT
Coding sequences within it:
- a CDS encoding TraR/DksA family transcriptional regulator; amino-acid sequence: MENTLMLQRLQDELAEELQRMTQLRDVFQAQHFADEVDAASHMEAAHLAQCSARRSAQRIRDLQSLLYLLRHNGPRQCVDCGDDIPLERLVAAPGTTRCLYCQQQMESMPSPLASPDGASAPWFDVSAIPQAQFC